From Paenibacillus sp. PK3_47, the proteins below share one genomic window:
- the purM gene encoding phosphoribosylformylglycinamidine cyclo-ligase, producing the protein MSEAYKNAGVDIAAGNEAVERMKKHVKRTYRPEVMTELGGFGALFGLNKDKYEEPVLVSGTDGVGTKLKIAFAADRHDTIGIDAVAMCVNDIVVQGAEPLFFLDYLACDKVVPEKIEAIVAGIAEGCHQAGCALIGGETAEMPGMYSEGEYDIAGFTVGVADKAKLVTGASIAPGDAVIGLASSGVHSNGFSLVRKLLLDEGGYGLNDVVPELGAPLADVLLAPTKIYVKPLLALLEQLPVKGMAHITGGGFIENIPRVLPDNVDVEIHYGSWPILPVFDLLQKKGSVSNRDMFTTFNMGVGLVLVVAEADAERALELLKAGGEEAYLIGKVTEGERKVTFTGAEV; encoded by the coding sequence GTGTCGGAAGCTTATAAAAACGCCGGAGTGGATATTGCGGCTGGCAATGAAGCGGTTGAACGCATGAAGAAGCATGTAAAGCGCACTTACCGTCCAGAGGTTATGACGGAACTGGGCGGCTTCGGCGCGCTGTTTGGCCTGAATAAGGACAAATATGAAGAGCCGGTGCTGGTATCAGGGACCGACGGTGTGGGTACAAAGCTCAAAATCGCCTTTGCCGCTGACCGCCACGACACCATTGGGATTGATGCAGTAGCGATGTGTGTGAACGACATTGTGGTGCAGGGTGCTGAGCCGCTGTTCTTCCTGGACTACCTGGCCTGTGACAAAGTGGTGCCGGAGAAAATTGAAGCCATCGTAGCCGGAATCGCCGAAGGCTGTCATCAGGCAGGCTGCGCACTAATCGGCGGCGAAACGGCGGAGATGCCGGGCATGTATTCGGAAGGCGAATATGATATTGCCGGGTTCACTGTGGGCGTAGCCGACAAAGCCAAGCTCGTAACGGGTGCAAGCATTGCTCCCGGAGATGCAGTCATCGGTTTGGCCTCCAGCGGCGTGCACAGCAACGGGTTTTCACTGGTACGCAAGCTGCTGCTCGATGAGGGCGGCTACGGTCTGAACGATGTGGTTCCGGAGCTTGGGGCACCGCTGGCTGATGTACTGCTGGCACCGACGAAGATTTATGTAAAGCCGCTGCTTGCACTGCTGGAACAGCTGCCGGTTAAAGGCATGGCCCATATTACCGGGGGCGGCTTCATTGAGAATATTCCGCGCGTACTGCCGGATAACGTAGACGTTGAGATTCATTACGGCTCTTGGCCGATTCTGCCGGTCTTTGATTTGCTGCAGAAAAAAGGCAGCGTAAGCAACCGGGATATGTTCACCACTTTTAATATGGGCGTAGGCCTTGTATTGGTAGTGGCAGAAGCTGATGCTGAGCGGGCGCTTGAGCTGCTGAAAGCTGGCGGAGAAGAGGCTTATCTGATCGGGAAAGTAACGGAAGGGGAACGCAAGGTTACCTTTACGGGAGCTGAAGTGTAA
- the purL gene encoding phosphoribosylformylglycinamidine synthase subunit PurL: MTQQVSAKEPTAEQIAEQKIYSQFGVSDSEYELITSFMGRKPNYTEIGVFSVMWSEHCAYKNSKPLLGRFPTSGPRVLMGPGEGAGIVDIGDNQAVVFKIESHNHPSAVEPYQGAATGVGGIIRDIFSMGARPVALLNSLRFGKLESDRVKYLFEHVVSGIAGYGNCIGIPTVGGEIMFDNSYDGNPLVNAMCVGLIDHDKIQRGVAKGVGNPVFYVGPPTGRDGIHGATFASVELSEESEAKKTAVQVGDPFMEKLVMESCLELIDSGIVLGIQDMGAAGLTCSSAEMASKAGNGLELYLDQVPQREEGMTPYEMMLSESQERMLFVVEPKDEAQAQEIFDRWGVICRKVGKVTDDGRLKLFHHGEVVGDMPVTALVDECPIYKKPSTVPAYYEENANVDTLRYEEVTDLGGALRTVLASPTVASKAWVYNQYDYMVRTSTAVRPGSDAAVVTIQGTRKGLAMTTDCNGRYVYLDPEVGGRIAVSEAARNIVCSGAKPLAITDNLNFGSPEKPEIFWQMERAVDGMAEACRVLDTPVIGGNVSLYNENAAGAIYPTPVVGMVGLVEDTDHITTQAFKQEGDTILLLGATKAELGGSEFQYAVHGVTEGRPPALDLPTEQKLLDAVLSAIRSGLVRSAHDLSEGGLAAALAESCISGGVGANVELSANGLRPDVALFSESQSRIVLTAAPDRAEELKAAVAAYGVPVEIIGTVGGDRLRVNLDGQAALDESVTELKTVWEDAIPCLMK; this comes from the coding sequence ATGACGCAGCAAGTATCCGCTAAGGAGCCGACCGCAGAACAGATTGCGGAGCAGAAAATCTACAGTCAATTCGGCGTGTCTGACAGCGAATATGAACTGATTACCTCCTTTATGGGCCGCAAGCCCAACTATACAGAAATCGGCGTATTCAGCGTAATGTGGTCCGAGCACTGTGCCTATAAGAATTCCAAGCCGCTGCTTGGAAGATTCCCGACAAGCGGACCGCGTGTCCTGATGGGACCGGGTGAAGGTGCAGGGATCGTAGATATCGGTGACAACCAGGCCGTTGTATTCAAAATCGAGAGTCACAACCATCCGTCAGCAGTAGAGCCTTATCAAGGTGCGGCTACAGGTGTGGGCGGGATTATCCGTGATATTTTCTCCATGGGTGCAAGACCGGTAGCGCTGCTGAACTCCCTGCGTTTCGGGAAGCTTGAGAGCGACCGGGTAAAATATTTGTTCGAGCATGTGGTGTCCGGTATTGCCGGATACGGCAACTGTATCGGGATTCCGACGGTCGGCGGCGAGATTATGTTCGACAACAGCTATGACGGCAATCCGCTGGTTAATGCGATGTGTGTCGGGCTGATCGATCATGACAAAATCCAGCGCGGTGTGGCCAAAGGCGTAGGTAATCCCGTGTTCTACGTAGGTCCTCCTACCGGACGTGACGGCATTCACGGTGCGACCTTTGCCTCTGTGGAGCTGAGTGAGGAATCGGAAGCTAAAAAGACCGCGGTACAGGTCGGTGATCCGTTCATGGAGAAGCTGGTTATGGAATCCTGCCTGGAGCTGATCGACAGCGGTATCGTGCTTGGTATTCAGGATATGGGCGCAGCGGGTCTTACCTGTTCCAGTGCCGAGATGGCCAGCAAAGCAGGTAACGGTCTGGAGCTGTATCTGGATCAGGTGCCGCAGCGTGAAGAAGGCATGACGCCTTATGAAATGATGCTGTCCGAATCCCAGGAACGGATGCTGTTCGTGGTTGAGCCTAAGGATGAGGCGCAGGCACAGGAGATTTTTGACCGTTGGGGCGTAATCTGCCGCAAAGTCGGCAAGGTAACGGATGACGGCCGCCTGAAGCTGTTCCATCACGGCGAAGTGGTCGGCGATATGCCGGTAACAGCGCTCGTCGATGAGTGCCCGATCTACAAGAAGCCGTCTACAGTTCCGGCTTATTATGAAGAGAATGCCAATGTAGATACGCTGCGTTATGAAGAAGTTACTGATCTGGGCGGTGCACTGCGTACGGTACTGGCTTCGCCTACAGTAGCAAGCAAAGCCTGGGTCTATAACCAGTATGATTATATGGTACGGACGAGCACTGCAGTGCGCCCGGGGTCAGATGCGGCAGTTGTTACCATTCAGGGCACCCGCAAGGGCCTGGCGATGACAACAGACTGCAACGGACGTTATGTCTATCTGGATCCTGAAGTCGGCGGACGGATTGCTGTCAGCGAAGCCGCCCGCAACATTGTCTGCTCCGGTGCGAAGCCGCTGGCGATTACAGACAACCTGAACTTTGGCAGCCCGGAAAAGCCGGAGATTTTCTGGCAGATGGAACGTGCTGTTGATGGTATGGCTGAAGCCTGCCGCGTACTGGATACGCCGGTTATTGGCGGAAATGTCAGCCTGTACAACGAAAACGCCGCCGGTGCCATCTATCCGACGCCTGTTGTCGGCATGGTAGGACTGGTTGAAGATACGGATCACATTACTACCCAGGCCTTCAAGCAGGAAGGCGATACTATACTGCTGCTGGGTGCAACCAAAGCAGAGCTGGGCGGAAGTGAATTCCAGTATGCTGTACACGGTGTGACGGAAGGCCGTCCGCCGGCGCTGGATCTTCCTACAGAGCAAAAGCTGCTGGATGCTGTGCTGTCTGCAATCCGCAGCGGTCTGGTCCGCTCGGCGCATGACCTCTCCGAAGGCGGCCTTGCAGCTGCGCTGGCGGAAAGCTGCATCAGCGGCGGCGTTGGTGCAAACGTGGAACTGAGTGCTAACGGACTGCGTCCGGATGTGGCGCTGTTCAGCGAGAGCCAGTCCCGTATTGTTTTGACTGCAGCCCCTGACCGTGCGGAAGAATTGAAAGCCGCGGTGGCCGCGTACGGCGTTCCGGTAGAAATCATCGGGACTGTCGGCGGAGACAGACTGCGGGTGAATTTGGACGGCCAAGCTGCCCTTGATGAATCTGTAACAGAACTCAAAACCGTTTGGGAGGATGCTATTCCATGTCTTATGAAATAA
- a CDS encoding aspartyl-phosphate phosphatase Spo0E family protein: MSETDCLKKRMEQVRQELNNMQYRYELSHPAVVHKSMLLDELINEYNKYSGTGPERGTVQRSMPVIEELRLTYSFRVRFN; this comes from the coding sequence GTGAGCGAAACAGACTGTTTGAAGAAACGGATGGAACAGGTCCGGCAGGAGCTTAATAATATGCAGTACAGATATGAATTGAGCCATCCCGCTGTGGTACATAAATCGATGCTGCTCGACGAGCTGATCAACGAATACAACAAATATTCAGGTACAGGTCCGGAAAGAGGGACGGTTCAGCGCAGCATGCCGGTTATAGAGGAACTGAGGCTTACCTATTCATTTCGTGTGCGTTTCAACTGA
- the purH gene encoding bifunctional phosphoribosylaminoimidazolecarboxamide formyltransferase/IMP cyclohydrolase, giving the protein MSIKRALVSVSDKQGIVEFCRELSALGVEIISTGGTSTLLAKEGVPVIGISDVTGFPEIMDGRVKTLHPAVHSGLLAVRDNEEHTRQMNELGLDYIDLVVVNLYPFAETIAKPDVSYEEAIENIDIGGPTMLRSAAKNHAFVSVVVDAADYANVLEEVRAGGDTTLETRKRLAAKVFRHTAAYDALISDYLANVTGEPLPERYTVTYEKIQDLRYGENPHQKAAFYRKPLAAQDTLTAAEQLHGKELSYNNINDANAALQIVKEFEEPAVVAVKHMNPCGVGVGESVYEAYQKAYNADPTSIFGGIVAANRIIDADTANLLKDIFLEIILAPGFTDEALEILTKKKNIRLLKIGHLSAAAARKSSFVVTSIEGGMVVQESDVHSVNPEELQVVTDRQPTEDELKQLLFGWKVVKHVKSNAIVLAADDMTVGVGAGQMNRVGAAKIAIEQAGDKAKGAILASDAFFPMGDTLELAAKAGITAVIQPGGSIKDEESIKVANEYGIAMVFTGVRHFKH; this is encoded by the coding sequence GTGAGTATCAAAAGAGCGCTGGTCAGCGTATCGGATAAACAGGGCATCGTGGAGTTTTGCCGCGAGTTGTCTGCATTGGGCGTAGAAATCATCTCCACAGGAGGTACCAGCACACTTTTGGCTAAGGAAGGCGTACCGGTCATCGGCATTTCCGATGTTACCGGGTTCCCGGAAATTATGGACGGTCGTGTCAAAACGCTGCATCCGGCGGTGCACAGCGGATTGCTGGCGGTTCGTGACAATGAGGAGCACACACGCCAGATGAACGAGCTCGGCCTCGACTATATCGATCTGGTTGTGGTGAATCTGTATCCGTTCGCGGAGACGATTGCTAAGCCCGATGTATCGTATGAGGAAGCGATCGAGAACATCGATATCGGCGGGCCGACCATGCTGCGCTCAGCAGCCAAGAACCACGCGTTCGTCAGTGTGGTAGTGGATGCAGCCGACTATGCTAACGTGCTGGAAGAAGTGCGCGCAGGCGGAGATACGACGCTCGAAACCCGCAAACGTCTTGCGGCAAAAGTGTTCCGCCATACGGCGGCTTATGATGCCCTGATCTCCGATTATCTGGCGAATGTAACCGGTGAGCCATTGCCGGAGCGTTATACTGTAACTTACGAGAAAATCCAGGATCTGCGTTACGGGGAGAACCCGCACCAGAAGGCGGCATTCTACCGCAAGCCGCTGGCTGCGCAGGATACGTTGACCGCTGCTGAGCAGCTGCACGGCAAAGAGCTGTCCTACAACAACATCAATGATGCGAATGCCGCGCTGCAGATCGTCAAGGAGTTCGAAGAGCCGGCGGTCGTTGCCGTTAAGCACATGAATCCTTGCGGTGTAGGCGTTGGCGAAAGTGTATATGAGGCTTATCAAAAAGCCTATAATGCAGACCCGACCTCCATCTTCGGCGGTATTGTGGCCGCTAACCGGATCATCGACGCGGATACAGCGAATCTGCTGAAGGATATTTTCCTGGAAATCATTCTGGCTCCGGGCTTTACGGATGAAGCACTGGAAATCCTGACGAAGAAAAAGAATATCCGTCTGCTCAAAATCGGCCATCTCAGCGCTGCGGCAGCGCGTAAGAGCAGCTTTGTCGTTACCTCCATTGAAGGCGGAATGGTTGTGCAGGAGAGCGATGTGCACTCCGTAAATCCGGAGGAGCTGCAGGTTGTGACTGACCGCCAGCCTACCGAGGACGAATTGAAGCAGCTGCTGTTCGGCTGGAAGGTTGTTAAGCATGTGAAGTCAAATGCAATTGTACTGGCAGCCGATGATATGACTGTGGGCGTTGGCGCAGGCCAGATGAACCGTGTCGGTGCAGCCAAAATTGCCATTGAGCAGGCCGGAGATAAAGCGAAAGGCGCTATCCTCGCCTCCGACGCGTTCTTCCCGATGGGCGATACGCTGGAGCTCGCAGCGAAGGCGGGAATTACGGCAGTGATCCAGCCGGGAGGTTCCATCAAGGATGAGGAATCGATCAAGGTTGCCAACGAATACGGAATTGCGATGGTCTTCACCGGCGTACGCCATTTCAAACACTAG
- the purF gene encoding amidophosphoribosyltransferase, whose translation MSYEIKTGKEQAAPILWTGDFYNEGTGSGDIFDTLKEECGVFGVFGHPEAASMSYYGLHALQHRGEESAGICVADGRDFNYHRGMGLVKEVFDKDKIASLVGDMSIGHVRYSTSGDSRLTNAQPLVFKYRDGDLAIATNGNIVNEPLIRKQLEMSGSIFQTTSDTEVLAHLIARSPKDFVEAAKDALRQLVGGFAFLLMTNDKLLVASDPHGLRPLVMGRVGEAYVFASESCALEVIGATLVRDIEPGELLVLDKDGYTEDRFTEPKRKALCAMEYIYFARPDSDLNGSNLHSARKRMGSRMALESFVDADIVTGVPDSSISAAIGYAEQTGIPYELGLIKNKYTGRTFIQPSQELREQGVKMKLSAVRRVVEGQRVVMIDDSIVRGTTSRRIVNLLREAGALEVHVRITSPPFKNPCFYGIDTPDRRDLIASYKTIEEMCEEINADSLAFLTPEGLIQSIGGYNSDDYKGGLCLSCFDNDYPTQVDFGGEEKEGCSC comes from the coding sequence ATGTCTTATGAAATAAAGACCGGGAAAGAGCAGGCGGCCCCTATCCTGTGGACCGGCGACTTTTACAATGAGGGAACGGGCTCGGGAGATATTTTTGACACTTTAAAAGAAGAATGCGGCGTCTTCGGGGTCTTCGGACACCCGGAGGCGGCGTCCATGTCCTATTACGGTCTGCATGCCCTGCAGCACCGCGGGGAAGAGAGTGCGGGCATCTGTGTGGCGGACGGGCGCGACTTCAATTACCACCGCGGCATGGGTCTCGTCAAAGAAGTATTCGACAAAGATAAAATCGCCTCGCTGGTCGGCGACATGTCCATTGGGCATGTGCGCTACTCCACCAGCGGCGACAGCCGGCTGACCAATGCGCAGCCGCTGGTCTTTAAATACCGCGACGGTGATCTGGCGATCGCGACCAACGGTAACATCGTTAATGAACCGCTCATCCGCAAGCAGCTGGAAATGAGCGGCTCCATTTTCCAGACCACCAGCGACACCGAGGTATTGGCGCATCTGATTGCGCGTTCACCGAAGGATTTTGTCGAAGCGGCCAAGGATGCCCTGCGCCAGCTGGTCGGCGGATTCGCCTTCCTGCTGATGACGAACGACAAGCTGCTCGTAGCTTCTGACCCGCATGGCCTGCGTCCGCTGGTGATGGGCCGGGTAGGGGAAGCTTATGTTTTTGCTTCCGAATCCTGTGCGCTTGAAGTCATTGGTGCGACGCTGGTGCGGGATATCGAGCCGGGAGAGCTGCTGGTGCTGGATAAAGACGGTTATACCGAGGACCGGTTCACCGAGCCGAAACGGAAGGCGCTGTGCGCGATGGAGTATATTTATTTTGCCCGTCCCGACAGTGACCTGAACGGTTCGAACCTGCACTCCGCGCGCAAGCGGATGGGCAGCCGGATGGCGCTCGAATCCTTCGTGGATGCGGATATTGTGACCGGCGTGCCGGATTCCAGTATCTCTGCAGCGATCGGCTATGCCGAGCAGACCGGTATTCCTTATGAGCTTGGACTGATCAAGAACAAATACACCGGCAGGACCTTCATCCAGCCAAGCCAGGAGCTTCGCGAGCAAGGCGTTAAAATGAAGCTCAGCGCTGTGCGCCGCGTCGTTGAAGGCCAGCGTGTCGTGATGATCGACGATTCCATCGTCCGCGGCACGACATCGCGCCGGATCGTTAACCTGCTGCGCGAGGCAGGAGCGCTTGAAGTGCATGTGCGGATTACCTCGCCGCCCTTTAAGAACCCCTGCTTCTACGGCATCGATACGCCTGACCGCCGCGATCTGATCGCCTCTTACAAAACGATTGAAGAAATGTGCGAGGAGATCAACGCCGATTCCCTGGCGTTCCTGACGCCGGAGGGACTGATCCAGTCCATCGGCGGCTATAACAGCGACGATTACAAAGGCGGGCTGTGCCTGTCCTGTTTCGATAATGATTACCCTACCCAGGTGGATTTTGGCGGGGAGGAGAAGGAGGGGTGCAGCTGTTAA
- a CDS encoding SEC-C domain-containing protein: MSKVGRNDLCPCGSGKKYKRCCLGKETSAVESILRLVTTDEAAAAAADLEPAVQAVVPAVRPESKLTLTTLKKMVTREMKWEHPAHEQLALQLIESMRKEYDRELIYEALGLWNGYSGQAKPAVKKAGSFCAAIEYILSEEYGFAISQAELATKYEVTAATISRKVKEILNYIEEYGMNGESDGLLDLNGSGSPKDQAQSLIFKAMEATSAKRRVQLAEAALEIYPDNADAYLVLAEESENENEARALLKAGIEAGARELGELFFKEHKGHFWGLHETRPYIRVCKAYAESCWFGGNAADAAQTLEHILELNPDDNTGARYLLAAVYLYSNQLIEADKLLKKYGNDDAAAAFAYDRIVLEYKKNGITSQLKMLYRVARGVNKHVPDYLLGVKRLPNNLPDFVGMGDSNEAIEYVIMHSRLWASMPELLKWMLKQ, encoded by the coding sequence TTGAGTAAGGTAGGAAGAAATGATCTGTGTCCATGCGGAAGCGGGAAAAAATATAAAAGATGCTGCCTTGGCAAAGAAACATCAGCGGTCGAATCCATACTCCGGCTTGTAACAACGGATGAGGCGGCGGCTGCCGCTGCTGATCTGGAGCCGGCCGTACAGGCAGTTGTGCCTGCAGTCCGTCCTGAAAGCAAGCTTACCCTTACCACACTGAAAAAAATGGTCACCCGCGAGATGAAATGGGAGCATCCGGCTCATGAGCAGCTGGCGCTGCAGCTGATTGAAAGCATGCGCAAGGAGTATGACCGCGAGCTGATTTATGAAGCGCTGGGGCTGTGGAACGGGTACTCCGGCCAGGCCAAGCCTGCAGTGAAGAAAGCGGGCTCGTTCTGCGCAGCCATTGAATATATTTTGTCCGAAGAATACGGCTTTGCCATTTCCCAGGCCGAATTGGCAACGAAATATGAAGTGACTGCTGCAACCATTTCACGCAAAGTGAAGGAAATTCTGAACTATATTGAGGAATACGGCATGAACGGGGAGTCCGATGGATTGCTGGATCTGAACGGATCAGGCAGCCCTAAGGATCAGGCCCAATCTCTTATTTTTAAAGCTATGGAAGCGACCTCCGCAAAACGCCGTGTTCAGCTTGCTGAAGCAGCGCTGGAGATTTATCCGGACAATGCCGATGCATATCTGGTTCTGGCCGAAGAATCGGAGAATGAGAATGAAGCAAGAGCCCTGCTGAAGGCGGGAATTGAAGCAGGAGCCCGTGAGCTTGGAGAACTCTTTTTCAAAGAGCACAAAGGGCATTTCTGGGGACTGCATGAGACCCGTCCGTACATCCGTGTATGTAAAGCCTATGCTGAATCCTGCTGGTTCGGCGGAAATGCCGCGGATGCCGCGCAGACACTGGAGCATATTCTGGAGCTGAATCCGGATGACAACACCGGTGCCCGCTACCTGCTCGCTGCAGTATACCTGTACAGCAATCAGCTGATTGAGGCCGATAAGCTTCTGAAGAAGTATGGCAATGATGATGCGGCTGCCGCATTTGCTTACGACCGGATTGTCCTGGAATACAAGAAGAACGGAATCACCTCGCAGCTCAAAATGCTGTACCGCGTAGCCCGCGGGGTGAACAAGCATGTGCCTGATTATCTGCTGGGCGTAAAGCGGCTGCCGAACAATCTGCCGGATTTTGTCGGCATGGGCGATTCCAATGAAGCCATCGAGTATGTAATTATGCATTCCCGTCTGTGGGCGAGCATGCCGGAGCTGCTCAAATGGATGCTGAAGCAATAG
- the purN gene encoding phosphoribosylglycinamide formyltransferase — protein sequence MQNSRIAVFASGQGSNFAALVAAQQAGKLGAGRIELLVSDKPEAPVAQRAEEAGVPALLLRPKDFASRELYEAEIVAELQRREIGLVVLAGYMRLISPVLLEPYTGRIINIHPSLLPAFPGKDAIGQALEYGVKLTGVTVHFVDGGMDTGPVIAQRSVAVEAVDTAETLAARIHHVEYGLYPEVVAAFAAGKVELDGRQVRIRD from the coding sequence ATGCAGAACAGCCGAATCGCTGTGTTCGCCTCCGGGCAGGGCAGCAATTTTGCGGCACTTGTGGCAGCGCAGCAGGCAGGAAAGCTTGGTGCAGGCCGGATTGAGCTGCTTGTCTCCGACAAGCCGGAAGCGCCCGTGGCGCAGCGTGCAGAGGAGGCGGGAGTGCCTGCCCTGCTGCTGCGGCCGAAGGACTTTGCCTCCCGAGAGCTGTATGAAGCGGAGATTGTAGCCGAACTGCAGCGCCGGGAGATTGGACTGGTTGTACTGGCTGGATATATGCGGCTAATCTCGCCGGTGCTGCTTGAGCCTTACACCGGGCGGATCATTAACATCCATCCGTCGCTGCTTCCTGCTTTTCCCGGGAAAGACGCAATCGGACAAGCACTGGAATACGGCGTGAAGCTTACGGGGGTCACGGTGCATTTTGTCGACGGCGGCATGGACACCGGACCGGTCATTGCCCAGCGCAGTGTTGCAGTAGAAGCCGTAGATACGGCGGAGACGCTGGCAGCGCGGATTCACCATGTGGAATACGGGCTCTACCCTGAGGTCGTTGCTGCTTTTGCCGCGGGAAAAGTGGAGCTGGATGGAAGACAAGTAAGGATCAGAGATTAG
- the purQ gene encoding phosphoribosylformylglycinamidine synthase subunit PurQ, protein MKFAVLVFPGSNCDIDCYKAVEESLGEPVDYVWHTATDLSAYDCILVPGGFSYGDYLRCGAISRFAPVMAEVAKAAEQGKFVLGICNGFQILTEAGLLPGALRRNMSMKFRCHDTVLKVVNNTTPFTIDYAKDEEIVIPIAHGEGNYYCDEETLAQLKANNQIVFTYKDNPNGSVADIAGISNVQGNVVGMMPHPERAVSSLLGSEDGKRMFTSILTTWRDRYDAASIR, encoded by the coding sequence ATGAAATTTGCTGTACTTGTCTTTCCAGGCTCCAATTGCGACATTGACTGCTACAAGGCGGTAGAAGAAAGCTTAGGCGAACCAGTGGATTATGTATGGCATACGGCGACGGATCTGTCGGCTTATGACTGCATTCTGGTGCCGGGCGGCTTCTCGTATGGTGACTATCTGCGCTGCGGCGCGATTTCGCGGTTTGCTCCGGTTATGGCTGAGGTGGCCAAAGCGGCGGAGCAGGGTAAATTCGTGCTTGGCATCTGCAACGGGTTCCAGATCCTGACGGAAGCGGGGCTGCTGCCGGGCGCACTGCGCCGCAACATGTCGATGAAGTTCCGCTGTCATGACACGGTGCTTAAGGTCGTTAATAACACAACCCCGTTTACTATTGACTACGCGAAGGATGAGGAAATCGTCATTCCGATCGCTCACGGTGAAGGCAACTACTATTGTGATGAAGAGACTTTGGCACAGCTCAAAGCTAACAATCAGATCGTATTCACATATAAAGACAACCCTAACGGCTCGGTAGCCGATATTGCCGGGATCAGCAATGTACAGGGCAATGTCGTCGGCATGATGCCTCACCCGGAACGTGCGGTCAGCAGTCTGCTCGGTTCCGAGGACGGCAAACGGATGTTCACTTCTATTCTTACAACCTGGAGGGATCGTTATGACGCAGCAAGTATCCGCTAA
- the purD gene encoding phosphoribosylamine--glycine ligase, whose translation MDILVVGGGGREHAIIWKLSQSPKAGKIYCAPGNAGIAQLAECVPIGVFEFDKLTAFAKEKEVGLVVIGPDDPLAAGIADAFEAHNIPVFGPRKNAAEIEGSKTFMKDLLHKYNIPTAAYEKFSEYEAALAYLRAQGLPIVIKADGLAAGKGVTVAHSREEAEQALRDIMVNKVFGEAGAQVVIEEFLAGQEMSILAFVDGETVRPMAAAQDHKPVFDGDKGPNTGGMGTYSPLPHIDEAIIREAVESIIEPTAKAMVAEGRPFSGVLFAGLMISPDGKPKTIEFNARFGDPETQVVLPRLKSDLLEIFLAVTEGRLADAEIEWSDEAAVCVVLASEGYPGPYPKGVPITGLEDSAEGLVFHAGTARGADGSWVTSGGRVLGVVGLGATIAEARSAAYHRAEQITFPGKQCRSDIAMKALI comes from the coding sequence ATGGATATTTTAGTGGTCGGCGGCGGGGGCCGGGAGCATGCGATCATCTGGAAACTTTCCCAGAGCCCCAAGGCGGGTAAAATCTACTGTGCGCCCGGCAATGCCGGGATTGCACAGCTTGCCGAATGTGTGCCTATCGGCGTGTTCGAGTTCGACAAGCTGACGGCTTTTGCCAAAGAGAAAGAGGTTGGCCTTGTTGTTATCGGGCCGGATGACCCGCTGGCAGCAGGTATAGCCGATGCCTTTGAAGCGCACAATATTCCCGTGTTCGGCCCGCGCAAAAATGCCGCGGAGATCGAAGGCAGCAAAACGTTCATGAAAGACCTCCTGCATAAATACAATATTCCGACAGCCGCGTATGAGAAATTCAGCGAGTACGAAGCTGCGCTTGCCTACTTGCGTGCTCAAGGGCTGCCGATTGTGATCAAGGCCGACGGGCTGGCGGCAGGTAAAGGGGTAACGGTAGCTCATTCCCGTGAAGAAGCGGAGCAGGCACTGCGGGATATAATGGTCAATAAAGTGTTCGGGGAAGCGGGCGCTCAGGTGGTCATCGAGGAATTCCTGGCCGGCCAGGAAATGTCGATTCTCGCCTTTGTGGATGGAGAGACCGTGCGGCCGATGGCTGCTGCCCAGGATCACAAGCCGGTATTCGACGGCGACAAAGGGCCGAATACCGGCGGTATGGGCACTTATTCGCCTCTGCCGCATATCGATGAAGCTATAATCCGCGAAGCTGTGGAAAGCATCATTGAGCCGACAGCCAAAGCGATGGTGGCTGAAGGCCGTCCGTTCAGCGGGGTATTATTCGCAGGGCTGATGATCTCGCCGGACGGCAAGCCGAAGACGATTGAATTCAACGCCCGGTTCGGCGATCCGGAAACTCAAGTGGTGCTGCCGAGACTGAAGAGCGACCTGCTGGAGATTTTCCTTGCGGTAACCGAAGGCCGGCTGGCGGATGCCGAGATCGAGTGGAGCGATGAGGCGGCCGTCTGTGTGGTGCTGGCATCCGAGGGGTATCCGGGACCTTATCCTAAAGGCGTTCCTATTACAGGTCTTGAGGATAGTGCTGAGGGTTTGGTATTCCATGCGGGAACCGCGCGCGGAGCGGACGGCAGCTGGGTCACGAGCGGCGGCCGGGTGCTTGGCGTTGTAGGTCTGGGAGCCACAATTGCCGAAGCGCGTTCAGCGGCATATCATCGTGCGGAGCAGATCACTTTTCCGGGAAAACAATGCCGCAGTGATATAGCCATGAAGGCCTTGATCTGA